In the Lascolabacillus massiliensis genome, one interval contains:
- a CDS encoding prephenate dehydrogenase, with protein sequence MRILILGAGKMGSFFADVLSFDHEVAVLDTDPKKMRFIYNTQRMTDPADVKEFAPELVINAATLKFTIEAFNNVLEYLPKNCILSDIASVKTGLEEFYKKCDHPYVSTHPMFGPTFASLSDLSTQSAIIITESSHLGKVFFRDLYKGLKLNVFEYTFKQHDETIAYSLSIPFASTLVFASVMKHQDAPGTTFKRHMNIAQGLLSEDDFLLTEILFNPYTSGQVEQIREKLKELIDIIDNKDSQRMKSFLTEVRKNIE encoded by the coding sequence ATGAGAATATTAATTCTTGGCGCAGGTAAGATGGGTTCATTTTTTGCTGATGTGCTCAGTTTCGATCATGAGGTGGCTGTTTTGGATACAGATCCCAAAAAGATGAGGTTTATTTATAATACGCAAAGGATGACTGACCCTGCCGATGTGAAGGAGTTTGCTCCTGAGCTGGTTATAAATGCAGCTACGCTAAAATTCACTATTGAAGCATTTAACAACGTACTTGAATATCTTCCTAAGAACTGTATCCTTAGTGATATTGCATCTGTTAAGACAGGGTTAGAGGAGTTCTATAAAAAGTGCGACCACCCCTATGTTTCAACACATCCAATGTTTGGACCCACCTTTGCAAGTCTGAGTGATTTAAGTACACAGAGCGCAATTATCATTACTGAGTCGTCGCATCTTGGCAAAGTATTCTTCAGAGACCTCTATAAAGGTTTGAAACTAAATGTATTTGAATACACTTTTAAACAGCATGATGAGACAATTGCCTACTCATTATCAATACCGTTTGCATCCACCCTTGTATTTGCTTCTGTAATGAAGCATCAGGATGCACCGGGTACTACTTTCAAACGTCATATGAATATTGCTCAGGGCTTGCTCTCTGAGGATGATTTTCTTTTAACGGAGATACTTTTCAATCCTTACACATCAGGGCAGGTTGAACAGATTCGGGAGAAGCTTAAGGAGCTGATTGATATTATCGACAACAAAGATTCTCAGAGGATGAAGAGCTTTTTGACTGAAGTCAGAAAAAATATTGAGTAG
- a CDS encoding peptidylprolyl isomerase gives MKRKILLLTLLVCATIVRAQTNYPVVVIETNYGTMKAILYDDTPVHSEHYLKLIKDGYFNGTLFHRVVKNFVIQGGAQDSRNAPPGIQIGSGRSDMELMPEFRKNRVHKKGALAAPRKGDNENPQKKSDASQLYIVHGQKYSEGRLDTMEMVVNVPIKNQLIRTYYSPHKARLDSLAKIGEKQAFNNLLDSTLSIVDSLYAIAPGKFIWPEGVKEAYSSVGGVHHLDGEYTVFGEVIEGLSVIDKIAALEVDERSRPKTDAKIIRIYVE, from the coding sequence ATGAAACGAAAAATATTACTATTGACTCTACTGGTATGCGCAACCATTGTAAGAGCGCAGACAAACTACCCTGTTGTGGTAATTGAAACCAACTATGGCACAATGAAGGCTATTTTGTATGATGATACACCTGTGCATAGTGAGCATTACCTTAAACTTATTAAAGATGGATATTTCAACGGAACACTTTTCCACAGAGTAGTAAAGAACTTTGTTATACAGGGAGGTGCACAGGACTCACGAAATGCTCCTCCTGGGATACAGATAGGAAGCGGTCGCTCTGACATGGAACTGATGCCTGAATTCAGAAAAAACAGGGTGCACAAAAAAGGTGCACTCGCTGCACCCAGAAAAGGGGATAATGAAAATCCGCAGAAGAAGTCCGACGCTTCCCAGCTATATATTGTACATGGACAAAAATATAGTGAGGGGCGACTGGATACAATGGAGATGGTAGTGAATGTGCCAATAAAGAATCAGTTAATAAGAACCTATTATAGTCCCCACAAAGCACGACTGGACAGTCTTGCCAAAATTGGAGAAAAGCAGGCTTTTAATAATTTACTGGATTCTACTCTCAGTATAGTTGACTCGCTATATGCAATTGCACCGGGAAAATTCATCTGGCCGGAAGGTGTTAAAGAGGCATACTCATCTGTTGGTGGAGTACATCACCTTGATGGTGAATATACCGTTTTTGGTGAGGTGATAGAAGGCTTAAGTGTTATCGACAAGATTGCAGCATTAGAGGTAGACGAAAGAAGCCGCCCAAAAACCGATGCAAAAATTATAAGAATATATGTAGAATAA
- the dnaE gene encoding DNA polymerase III subunit alpha has protein sequence MQPFVHLHVHSQYSLLDGQASIARLVDKAHGDGMKAIALTDHGAMYGIKEFLNYVNKKNSPVKSEINKIKGEIKKLESTEGDSDQIKQLKAKLTETEKKLFKPIVGCECYLARRDRFQMSDKVDGSGWHLVVLAKNLKGYKNLIKIVSKSWTEGFYYRPRIDKELLEKYSEGLIVSSACLGGEISRKVDNGQINEAEEAVQWYKRVFGDDYYIELQRHKTDRPDADQTTYPKQQKVNEELIRIARKYDVKLIATNDVHFVNEEDADAHDRLICLSTGRDFDDPDRMRYSKQEWLKTTAEMNQVFADIPEALSNTLEIADKVEFYSIDNPPLMPFYPIDPEFGTEEQYKQKYSEQDLIDEFGEDTFHRLGDYDKVIRVKLESDYLTHLTKKGAQMRYGENLNDEIIDRLKFELDTIKNMGFPGYFLIVQDFISAAREMDVAVGPGRGSAAGSAVAYCLRITDIDPLKYNLLFERFLNPDRISMPDIDIDFDDEGRGKVLRWVTEKYGNEKVAHIITYGTMATKMSIKDVARVHKLPLAESNRLAKLVPDRIPNKKLNLGNAIEFVPELKEAAESSDPLVSDTLKYAQMLEGNVRSTGVHACGVIIGQTDISDVVPISTAEDKETKEKLLVTQFEGSVIEETGLIKMDFLGLKTLSIIKDAITNIEINRGVKINIDEIDMEDKKTYQLYCNGQTTGTFQFESAGMQKYLKELQPSKFEDLIAMNALYRPGPMEYIPEFIRRKHGREEISYDLPIMEKYLSETYGITVYQEQVMLLSRLLADFTRGQSDELRKAMGKKQIDKMMALKEKFLSGGKKNGYDEKSLNKIWADWEKFASYAFNKSHATCYSWVAYQTAWLKANYPSEYMAAVLSNNLNNITEITKFMDECKAMGINVLSPDVNESLLKFSVNKEGDIRFGLGAIKSVGQGAVNDIIEERNKNGQYKDIFDFVERVNLSSVSRKIIEALALAGGFDSLPNIKREQFFARNSKDEEFIDTLIRYGSKYQMDKMEAMTSLFGDDTSFLISRPEIPNTGRWSDMERLNKERELIGIYLSAHPLDDYEFILKYVCSADTLKLQDLDALNGRDITFGGMVTVVREGQTKRGSPYTIFKIEDYYGSFEIALFSEDSVNFSKYARIGLALYIQAKVQPKRFRPDELEVKISSINLLSEMKDKLVNKITLQIPLTELDDTVVTELSALVKNNYGNSLLYFNIIGEESHMNIQLFSRSTKIQVNKRFIDYLKDNLLIDFKIN, from the coding sequence ATGCAACCATTTGTACATTTACACGTTCACTCTCAATATTCGTTGCTCGACGGGCAGGCAAGTATCGCACGGCTGGTAGATAAAGCCCACGGCGATGGCATGAAGGCTATTGCACTTACCGACCATGGGGCAATGTATGGTATTAAGGAGTTTCTCAACTATGTAAATAAGAAAAACTCACCTGTAAAATCAGAAATAAACAAAATTAAAGGTGAGATAAAAAAATTGGAGAGCACTGAAGGAGATAGTGATCAGATTAAGCAGCTGAAAGCCAAACTGACTGAAACAGAAAAAAAACTTTTTAAACCTATAGTGGGATGCGAATGTTACCTGGCACGCAGGGACAGGTTTCAGATGAGTGATAAGGTTGATGGAAGCGGATGGCACCTAGTGGTGCTGGCCAAGAACCTAAAGGGTTATAAGAACCTGATCAAGATTGTTTCGAAGAGCTGGACAGAAGGTTTTTACTACCGTCCACGTATAGATAAAGAGCTGCTGGAGAAATACAGTGAAGGATTGATAGTTTCATCCGCCTGCCTTGGTGGTGAGATATCAAGAAAGGTTGATAACGGTCAGATTAACGAAGCTGAAGAGGCTGTACAGTGGTACAAGAGGGTATTCGGCGATGATTATTATATTGAGCTGCAACGCCATAAGACTGATCGTCCGGATGCTGATCAGACCACCTATCCAAAGCAGCAAAAGGTGAATGAGGAGCTGATAAGAATTGCAAGAAAATATGATGTCAAGCTGATTGCTACCAACGACGTACACTTTGTGAACGAGGAGGATGCTGATGCGCATGACCGACTGATATGCTTGAGCACCGGCAGGGATTTTGACGACCCTGACAGAATGAGGTATTCTAAACAGGAGTGGCTTAAGACTACCGCTGAGATGAATCAGGTTTTTGCTGATATTCCCGAGGCTTTATCAAACACTCTTGAGATTGCAGACAAGGTTGAGTTTTATTCAATCGATAATCCTCCGCTGATGCCTTTCTACCCTATTGACCCTGAATTTGGTACTGAAGAGCAGTATAAGCAGAAGTACAGCGAACAGGATCTAATTGATGAATTTGGAGAGGATACATTCCACCGTCTGGGTGACTATGACAAAGTGATACGAGTTAAGTTGGAGTCGGATTACCTCACCCACCTTACAAAAAAAGGAGCCCAGATGCGGTATGGCGAGAATCTTAATGATGAGATTATTGATCGACTGAAGTTTGAGCTTGACACAATAAAGAATATGGGGTTCCCCGGGTATTTCCTTATTGTACAGGATTTCATAAGTGCAGCAAGGGAGATGGATGTTGCAGTTGGACCGGGTCGCGGTTCAGCAGCTGGTTCAGCCGTTGCATACTGCCTCAGGATTACAGATATCGACCCACTAAAATATAACCTCCTTTTTGAGCGTTTCCTGAATCCCGACCGTATATCTATGCCTGATATCGATATCGACTTTGATGATGAAGGTAGAGGCAAAGTGCTTAGATGGGTAACTGAAAAATATGGGAATGAGAAGGTTGCACATATTATTACTTATGGCACTATGGCAACAAAGATGTCAATCAAGGATGTTGCCAGGGTTCACAAGCTACCCCTTGCAGAGTCGAACAGACTAGCTAAGCTTGTACCTGACAGGATACCGAATAAAAAGCTGAACCTGGGTAATGCAATCGAGTTTGTACCTGAACTCAAAGAGGCTGCAGAGAGCAGCGACCCTCTGGTGAGCGATACGTTAAAGTATGCTCAGATGCTTGAGGGTAATGTTAGAAGTACCGGAGTTCATGCATGCGGTGTTATTATTGGACAGACCGACATATCGGATGTAGTGCCTATTAGTACTGCTGAAGATAAGGAGACCAAAGAGAAGCTTCTGGTTACTCAATTTGAAGGCTCTGTGATTGAGGAGACAGGTCTGATAAAGATGGACTTTCTGGGGCTCAAGACTCTTTCTATTATAAAAGATGCTATCACCAATATAGAAATAAACCGTGGCGTAAAGATCAACATTGATGAGATTGATATGGAAGATAAAAAGACATATCAACTCTATTGCAACGGACAGACTACCGGAACATTTCAGTTTGAGTCTGCCGGTATGCAGAAGTACCTGAAAGAGCTTCAGCCGAGCAAGTTTGAGGACTTGATTGCGATGAATGCCTTATATCGCCCTGGTCCGATGGAATATATACCTGAGTTTATCAGGCGTAAGCATGGAAGGGAGGAGATCAGTTACGACCTCCCGATTATGGAGAAATACCTGAGTGAAACGTATGGTATTACGGTTTATCAGGAACAGGTGATGCTTCTGTCGAGATTGCTTGCCGACTTCACCCGTGGGCAATCGGACGAGCTGCGCAAAGCGATGGGAAAGAAGCAGATCGACAAGATGATGGCCCTTAAGGAAAAGTTCCTTAGTGGCGGAAAAAAGAATGGCTATGATGAGAAATCGCTGAATAAGATTTGGGCCGACTGGGAAAAGTTTGCTTCTTATGCATTTAACAAATCTCATGCTACTTGCTACTCATGGGTTGCATATCAGACTGCCTGGTTAAAAGCTAACTACCCTTCTGAGTATATGGCTGCGGTTCTCTCAAACAACCTCAACAATATTACTGAGATCACAAAGTTTATGGATGAGTGCAAGGCAATGGGTATCAATGTGCTTTCGCCCGATGTTAATGAATCTCTCCTAAAATTCTCTGTAAACAAAGAGGGTGATATCCGTTTTGGGCTTGGTGCAATTAAAAGTGTTGGTCAGGGTGCTGTAAACGATATTATTGAGGAACGAAACAAAAACGGTCAGTACAAAGATATATTTGACTTTGTTGAAAGGGTAAACCTATCATCAGTGAGCCGTAAGATTATTGAAGCGCTGGCACTTGCAGGCGGATTTGATTCTTTGCCAAACATTAAACGAGAACAGTTTTTTGCTCGAAACAGCAAGGATGAGGAGTTTATAGACACTTTAATCCGTTATGGCAGTAAGTACCAGATGGACAAAATGGAGGCAATGACCTCTCTGTTTGGTGATGACACTTCATTTCTGATATCACGTCCCGAGATACCCAATACCGGGAGGTGGTCGGATATGGAGCGACTGAATAAGGAGCGTGAGTTAATTGGCATCTATCTGTCTGCACATCCACTTGATGATTATGAGTTTATACTGAAATATGTGTGCAGTGCCGACACTCTGAAACTTCAGGATCTTGACGCTCTCAATGGAAGAGATATAACTTTTGGAGGAATGGTGACAGTAGTTAGGGAAGGCCAAACCAAAAGAGGCTCACCATACACAATCTTCAAAATAGAGGATTATTACGGCAGTTTTGAGATAGCTCTGTTTAGCGAAGACAGTGTAAACTTTAGCAAATATGCACGAATAGGACTGGCATTATACATACAGGCTAAAGTACAGCCCAAACGATTCAGACCTGACGAGCTGGAGGTTAAGATAAGCAGTATCAATCTTTTATCCGAAATGAAGGATAAACTTGTAAATAAGATCACGCTGCAAATACCTCTGACTGAATTAGATGACACCGTTGTTACGGAATTATCAGCTCTGGTAAAAAACAATTACGGAAATTCGTTGTTATATTTCAATATCATAGGTGAGGAGTCACATATGAATATACAACTTTTTTCACGTTCAACCAAGATACAGGTGAACAAACGATTTATCGATTATTTAAAGGATAACCTGCTAATCGATTTCAAAATAAATTAA
- a CDS encoding DUF1697 domain-containing protein, translating into MLYCFNSEIKVQFIKSMIYIALFRGINVGGNNKVDMKKLKSLLERTGFENVVTYINSGNVIFKKSGGGSEAELARIIEQAVKDEFQLDLKIVVINSNHLDAICREIPADWVKNDEMRTDVLFLWEKYDYPGVLDIIKYKEVDNVKYVPGALVWNVREKDYTKSNMVKLVGTDLYRHITIRNVNTVRKLHEMVNNLE; encoded by the coding sequence ATGTTATACTGTTTTAATAGTGAGATTAAGGTTCAATTCATTAAGTCTATGATCTATATTGCACTTTTCAGAGGAATCAACGTAGGTGGAAATAACAAGGTTGATATGAAAAAGCTTAAAAGTCTGCTCGAACGTACAGGGTTTGAAAATGTGGTAACATATATCAATTCGGGGAATGTAATATTTAAAAAAAGTGGTGGAGGCAGTGAAGCTGAACTTGCAAGAATCATTGAGCAGGCTGTGAAAGATGAGTTTCAGCTCGATCTAAAAATAGTTGTTATTAACAGTAATCACCTGGATGCCATCTGCAGAGAGATACCGGCAGACTGGGTAAAGAATGATGAGATGAGAACAGATGTTCTGTTCTTATGGGAAAAGTATGACTACCCCGGGGTGCTCGATATTATAAAGTATAAGGAGGTAGACAATGTGAAATATGTACCGGGTGCACTGGTGTGGAATGTTAGAGAGAAGGATTACACTAAAAGTAATATGGTAAAACTGGTAGGGACCGACCTGTACAGACATATAACTATCCGAAATGTTAATACAGTGAGAAAGTTACATGAGATGGTAAATAATCTGGAGTGA
- a CDS encoding prephenate dehydratase, which produces MKRVAIQGGVGAYHEIAAREYFKGEELEIVPCSTFKDIFIEAEKDPDLIGIMAIENTIAGSLLQNHDLLKLNKLQIAGEQKQRISHSLAVLPGVKIDEVQEVMSHPMALMQCEEFLDTLTGIKIVEHDDTALAARDIKEKNMRSTAAICSSLAAKIYGLDILAEGIETNKRNFTRFLILAKGDMLREVQKENNINKSSLVFILPHNEGSLSKVLSVLSFYGINLTRIQSLPIVGREWEYQFYIDLTFSDYNRYKQSIDAIMPLISNLKVLGEYREEKHKMNQDQ; this is translated from the coding sequence ATGAAAAGAGTAGCCATACAAGGTGGAGTAGGAGCATATCACGAAATCGCAGCACGTGAGTATTTTAAGGGTGAGGAACTGGAAATTGTGCCTTGCAGCACATTTAAGGATATATTTATTGAGGCAGAAAAAGATCCGGATCTTATAGGTATTATGGCAATAGAGAATACCATTGCCGGTAGTTTATTGCAAAATCATGATCTTCTGAAATTAAACAAATTACAGATAGCGGGAGAGCAGAAACAGCGGATTTCGCACTCACTTGCAGTCTTGCCTGGAGTAAAAATTGATGAAGTGCAGGAGGTTATGTCGCATCCGATGGCGTTGATGCAGTGTGAAGAGTTTCTCGATACACTGACCGGTATCAAGATTGTTGAGCATGATGATACAGCATTGGCAGCCAGAGATATAAAGGAGAAGAATATGAGGTCAACAGCTGCAATATGCAGTAGTCTTGCCGCAAAGATATATGGATTGGATATTCTTGCAGAGGGGATAGAGACAAATAAAAGAAACTTCACCCGCTTCCTAATCCTGGCAAAAGGTGATATGCTGCGTGAAGTACAGAAAGAGAATAATATAAATAAATCATCTCTCGTATTCATACTTCCTCATAATGAGGGGAGTCTGTCAAAAGTATTATCAGTATTATCCTTCTACGGTATCAACCTGACACGAATTCAGTCACTCCCAATAGTAGGCAGAGAGTGGGAGTATCAGTTTTACATCGATCTAACTTTTAGCGATTATAACCGTTATAAGCAATCGATTGATGCAATAATGCCTCTGATAAGTAATCTGAAAGTACTCGGTGAGTACCGCGAAGAGAAACATAAAATGAATCAGGATCAGTAA
- a CDS encoding peptide MFS transporter codes for MFKNHPKGLLAASLANMGERFGFYTMMAILSLFIMTKFGLDETQTGIIYSIFYASIYLLALVGGLLADKTRNYKGVILTGLLLMTLGYIIIAIPTQTPVPADKFGLLLALTSFGLLVIAFGNGLFKGNLQALVGQMYDNPQYAKMRDSGFQLFYMFINIGAIFAPFLAIWVRNWWVEKNGFTYIADLPDLIHQYLGNTITPEGVNRLQQLASNVGHTDLTTFANEYLNVFTTGFHYAFAVAIFAMLISLVVFITNKNRFPDPANKKVVAENGEAIVEMDVKEVKQRLYALFAVFAVVIFFWFSFHQNGLTLTYFAKDFTNLSLIKIDLGVVTLQGAEIFQSINPFFVVFLTPIIVGFFGWLRAKGKEPSTPRKIAIGMGIAALAYAVMALGSMGLPLKSEVDAMGGLTDAARVTPWLLIGTYFILTVAELFISPLGISFVSKVAPPKYQGIMQGAWLGATAVGNSLLFIGAIFYTSFSMTVTWMLFVVACLISMFTMLAMVKWLEKIAK; via the coding sequence ATGTTTAAAAATCATCCAAAGGGCTTGCTGGCTGCTTCGCTGGCAAATATGGGAGAGAGATTTGGTTTTTATACCATGATGGCTATACTCTCGTTGTTTATAATGACAAAATTTGGTCTCGACGAGACTCAAACAGGTATCATCTACTCAATCTTTTATGCATCTATCTATCTGCTTGCACTGGTAGGAGGATTGCTGGCAGATAAAACCCGTAATTACAAGGGAGTTATATTAACCGGGCTGCTACTGATGACTCTCGGTTACATCATTATTGCTATTCCAACTCAAACTCCGGTACCTGCCGATAAGTTTGGTCTACTTCTGGCTTTAACATCTTTTGGTCTTCTTGTTATCGCTTTTGGCAACGGTCTTTTCAAAGGTAACCTGCAAGCGCTGGTGGGACAGATGTATGACAATCCTCAATATGCTAAAATGCGTGACTCAGGATTCCAGCTGTTCTATATGTTTATAAATATTGGTGCAATTTTCGCTCCATTTCTTGCTATTTGGGTAAGAAACTGGTGGGTTGAGAAAAATGGTTTCACATATATTGCTGACCTGCCTGACCTTATTCATCAATATCTCGGAAATACAATTACTCCTGAAGGGGTAAACAGACTTCAGCAACTTGCTTCTAATGTTGGTCACACTGATCTTACAACATTTGCAAATGAGTATCTGAATGTGTTTACTACTGGATTCCATTATGCTTTTGCAGTTGCAATTTTTGCAATGCTTATCTCTTTGGTAGTATTTATTACAAACAAAAACAGATTCCCAGACCCTGCAAATAAAAAGGTAGTAGCAGAAAACGGTGAGGCTATTGTTGAAATGGATGTTAAAGAGGTTAAACAGAGACTATACGCACTGTTTGCAGTTTTTGCAGTGGTAATCTTTTTCTGGTTCTCTTTCCATCAGAACGGACTCACACTTACATATTTCGCAAAGGACTTTACCAATCTCAGTCTTATAAAGATCGACCTGGGAGTTGTTACTCTTCAGGGAGCTGAAATATTCCAGTCGATTAACCCATTCTTCGTAGTATTCCTTACTCCAATCATCGTTGGCTTCTTCGGATGGCTGAGAGCTAAAGGCAAAGAGCCCTCAACTCCAAGAAAGATAGCAATAGGTATGGGTATTGCTGCATTAGCATACGCTGTAATGGCATTAGGCTCAATGGGTCTGCCACTGAAATCGGAAGTTGACGCTATGGGTGGATTAACCGACGCAGCTCGTGTAACACCATGGTTACTTATCGGAACCTACTTTATTCTAACTGTGGCAGAGCTGTTTATCAGCCCACTTGGTATCTCCTTCGTATCTAAAGTTGCACCTCCAAAATATCAGGGAATCATGCAGGGTGCATGGCTTGGAGCAACTGCAGTTGGGAACAGTCTGCTGTTTATCGGAGCAATCTTCTATACATCATTCTCAATGACTGTTACATGGATGCTGTTTGTAGTTGCGTGTCTCATATCAATGTTCACTATGCTTGCAATGGTGAAATGGCTTGAGAAAATTGCAAAATAG
- a CDS encoding pyridoxal phosphate-dependent aminotransferase translates to MSIEPAEHIKSISEYYFSVKLAEVARMNAEGKNVISLAVGAPDRMPSQLTIETLCLSAQRPDVHAYQPYTGIPELRKAYAGWYKRFFNVDLSVDEVLPLIGSKEGILHISMTFLNVGDGVLVPNPGYPTYRSVSNLLRAKVIEYDLLEDDGWYPDFDALEKMDLSGVKLMWVNYPNMPTGAKGSTELFEKLVAFGKKHEIIICHDNPYSFILNDKPMSILSVPGAKDICIELNSLSKSHNMSGWRMGMLSSNAQFVKWVLKAKSNIDSGQFKPMQLATVAALSNSDEWHTDMNRIYAERRVWAEKIMDLLNCRYDKSQVGLFVWGKLPDEVSGSEEFINDILYKANVFITPGFIFGSNGERFIRISLGSSVDLIKEAYRRIENKIKTEN, encoded by the coding sequence ATGAGTATTGAACCGGCAGAACATATAAAATCGATATCAGAATATTACTTCTCTGTGAAACTTGCTGAAGTTGCACGAATGAATGCAGAAGGTAAGAATGTGATTAGTCTTGCCGTCGGGGCACCCGACCGTATGCCATCGCAATTGACTATAGAGACACTTTGTTTATCGGCACAGCGACCAGATGTTCACGCATATCAGCCATACACCGGTATACCTGAGCTTAGGAAAGCATATGCAGGTTGGTATAAGCGTTTTTTCAATGTTGATCTCTCTGTTGACGAGGTGTTGCCTCTGATTGGATCAAAAGAGGGTATTCTTCATATATCAATGACTTTCCTGAATGTGGGTGATGGAGTATTGGTTCCCAATCCAGGGTATCCTACATACAGATCGGTTTCCAATCTGCTCAGAGCAAAAGTTATAGAGTATGACCTGCTGGAAGATGATGGCTGGTATCCCGATTTTGATGCATTGGAAAAGATGGATTTGTCAGGTGTTAAACTTATGTGGGTAAATTACCCTAATATGCCAACCGGAGCAAAAGGATCTACCGAGCTGTTCGAGAAGCTGGTTGCTTTCGGGAAAAAGCATGAAATCATAATCTGTCATGATAACCCCTACAGTTTTATACTGAATGATAAACCCATGAGCATTCTTTCAGTTCCCGGTGCAAAAGATATCTGCATAGAGCTGAACTCATTGAGTAAATCGCATAACATGTCAGGCTGGCGCATGGGTATGCTTTCCTCAAATGCACAGTTTGTAAAATGGGTACTCAAGGCAAAAAGTAATATTGATAGCGGGCAGTTTAAACCTATGCAGTTGGCAACTGTAGCAGCTCTTTCCAATAGCGACGAGTGGCATACAGATATGAACAGGATTTATGCTGAGCGAAGGGTATGGGCAGAGAAAATAATGGATCTGCTAAATTGCAGATATGATAAAAGTCAGGTCGGCCTGTTCGTATGGGGTAAACTCCCCGATGAGGTGTCTGGCAGTGAAGAGTTTATAAATGATATACTATATAAAGCAAATGTATTTATTACTCCGGGGTTTATCTTCGGAAGTAATGGAGAGAGATTTATACGCATCTCATTAGGGTCGTCGGTCGACCTGATCAAAGAAGCATATAGAAGAATAGAAAATAAAATTAAAACAGAAAATTAA
- a CDS encoding bifunctional 3-deoxy-7-phosphoheptulonate synthase/chorismate mutase type II, producing the protein MEFESILLPGIDAKRPLVIAGPCSAETEEQVMTTAKQLAATGVKIFRAGVWKPRTKPGGFEGIGSSALKWMKEAEKETGMYMSTEVATEKHVYEALKYGIDLLWIGARTAANPFAVQEIADTLKGVDIPVLIKNPVNPDLELWIGALERLYNAGIKKLGVIHRGFSTTDKTVYRNLPQWHIPIELKRRFPTLPILCDPSHIGGSRDLIFKLSQQAMDLNYTGLIVETHCSPDDAWSDKAQQITPAALKDILDRIVIRDTVQTTEDLSVLREQIDELDNELLQLLAKRMRVSREIGQYKLEHDMPILQTQRYDQILTDRAYQGERMEMSGDFVKKILEAIHSESVRQQMLIMEREKKGNKSAE; encoded by the coding sequence ATGGAATTCGAATCAATTTTATTACCGGGAATAGATGCAAAGAGACCATTGGTTATCGCGGGTCCCTGCAGTGCAGAAACTGAAGAGCAGGTGATGACCACTGCAAAACAACTTGCTGCAACCGGAGTTAAAATATTCAGAGCCGGAGTATGGAAACCAAGAACAAAGCCGGGTGGTTTTGAAGGGATTGGAAGTTCTGCACTGAAATGGATGAAAGAGGCAGAGAAAGAGACAGGCATGTATATGTCTACAGAGGTGGCAACTGAAAAACATGTTTATGAGGCATTGAAGTATGGAATCGACCTGCTTTGGATTGGTGCCCGTACAGCTGCCAACCCGTTTGCAGTACAGGAGATTGCAGATACCCTGAAAGGTGTTGATATACCTGTATTGATTAAGAACCCTGTTAATCCTGATCTGGAGCTGTGGATTGGTGCACTTGAGCGACTATACAATGCAGGCATTAAAAAGCTTGGTGTGATACATCGCGGTTTCAGCACAACAGATAAAACAGTCTATCGTAATCTGCCGCAATGGCACATCCCAATTGAGCTTAAACGCAGATTCCCGACACTGCCAATTCTTTGCGATCCCAGTCACATTGGAGGTAGTCGCGATTTGATATTCAAGCTTAGTCAGCAGGCCATGGACCTCAACTATACCGGTCTGATTGTAGAGACTCACTGTTCACCAGATGATGCGTGGAGCGACAAAGCACAGCAAATTACACCTGCTGCTCTTAAAGATATTCTCGACAGGATTGTTATTCGCGATACTGTGCAAACAACAGAAGACCTGTCGGTACTTCGTGAGCAGATTGATGAGCTGGATAATGAGTTACTGCAGCTTCTGGCCAAGAGAATGCGTGTATCCAGAGAAATTGGACAGTATAAGCTTGAGCATGATATGCCAATCCTTCAGACACAGAGATATGATCAGATTTTGACCGACCGTGCATACCAGGGTGAGAGAATGGAGATGTCGGGAGATTTTGTAAAAAAAATACTTGAAGCCATTCATTCGGAGTCGGTCAGACAACAGATGCTGATTATGGAGAGGGAGAAAAAGGGAAATAAATCGGCTGAATAG